Proteins from a genomic interval of Streptomyces fodineus:
- a CDS encoding alkaline phosphatase family protein has product MVQENHTTDNYFLSMAAYGANIATGWQVSPNPPAIDPPHDRHAYYRWLTQQSTGDHVQFDTTSVLPFYAWLAASGAFLENHCSGFGTNSTPNHLLIVGGQSPTLRNPRHNTQPVWDLPSLPGHAQDNGLSWKAYTGATGYPVEFYQQLKGSANIVRSAKPSQQFLDDAANGSLPTLAMVWHDEPYDEHPTADVSLGMDAVWQAVDAVVQAGRWDETVFLLTWDDWGGFDDHVATPNVEYAPDGVQLAYGPRVPLLMFGGRVRPGIDSRWCSHVSLPKTALQLLGLPPLGVPRVDNDGGLADLVDLAGGGGTMPQPPAYGSQIMLPDPPQPTPQPAPLPPSPVASPKLVDEVILRDGTSLGRPQDVLIRTH; this is encoded by the coding sequence ATGGTTCAGGAGAACCACACCACGGACAACTACTTCCTCTCCATGGCGGCCTACGGCGCCAACATCGCCACTGGCTGGCAGGTCTCGCCGAATCCGCCGGCGATTGACCCGCCGCACGACCGGCACGCCTACTACCGCTGGCTCACGCAGCAGTCCACCGGTGACCATGTCCAGTTCGACACCACCTCGGTGCTGCCGTTCTACGCCTGGCTGGCTGCCAGCGGGGCGTTCCTGGAGAACCACTGCTCCGGGTTCGGGACCAACTCGACACCGAACCATCTGCTCATCGTCGGCGGTCAGTCCCCTACGCTGCGCAATCCCCGCCACAACACCCAGCCGGTGTGGGATCTGCCCTCCCTGCCGGGGCACGCTCAGGACAACGGCCTGAGCTGGAAGGCCTACACCGGCGCCACCGGCTACCCGGTCGAGTTCTACCAGCAGCTCAAGGGGTCGGCGAACATCGTCCGCTCGGCCAAGCCGTCGCAGCAGTTCCTCGACGATGCCGCCAACGGCTCCTTGCCGACGCTCGCCATGGTGTGGCACGACGAACCGTACGACGAGCACCCGACGGCGGACGTGTCACTCGGCATGGATGCGGTCTGGCAGGCCGTCGACGCGGTGGTACAGGCCGGGCGGTGGGACGAGACGGTCTTCTTGCTCACCTGGGACGACTGGGGCGGTTTCGACGACCACGTCGCCACGCCCAATGTGGAATACGCGCCCGATGGCGTGCAGTTGGCCTATGGACCACGGGTCCCGCTGCTGATGTTCGGCGGTCGGGTCCGTCCCGGCATCGACAGCCGGTGGTGCTCGCACGTCAGTCTGCCCAAGACCGCCCTGCAACTGCTCGGTCTGCCGCCACTCGGTGTACCCCGAGTGGACAATGACGGCGGCCTGGCGGACCTGGTCGACTTGGCCGGGGGAGGTGGCACTATGCCGCAACCGCCTGCCTATGGCAGCCAGATCATGCTGCCGGACCCGCCTCAGCCGACGCCGCAGCCGGCGCCTTTGCCGCCCTCGCCGGTCGCAAGTCCGAAGCTCGTGGATGAAGTGATCCTGCGCGATGGCACTTCGTTGGGCCGACCCCAGGACGTGCTCATCAGGACGCACTGA
- a CDS encoding YncE family protein has protein sequence MTIERDSRELAAAHMDPPLQRLLEAARQKNRLVPRTETSPPVGEGVTTIPVGQSPHSVAVSPDGTRLYVTEFKGNSVSEVDLSRGEVVATFAVDEGPYGVAANPDGQHLHVTVPDSKVLIVINLPDDVFGSGFNHAPYGVAVGPDGRQVYLALALEDRVLVTDRFAKGDFGTFTGLDFPVGLAVSPDGRSLYVTHYFSHQVSVVDIAGGTLISRVPVAEGPYGVAVSPDGDRVYVAHFPFDSVSVIDPGRAEVVGTIPIGGAPRGVAVSPDGTRLYVTNFFADTVSVIRL, from the coding sequence ATGACCATCGAACGCGACAGCCGGGAACTGGCAGCGGCACACATGGACCCGCCGTTGCAGCGCCTTCTCGAAGCGGCCCGGCAGAAGAACCGGCTGGTGCCCCGGACCGAAACGTCTCCCCCGGTCGGGGAAGGGGTCACCACCATCCCGGTCGGGCAGAGCCCGCACAGCGTGGCGGTGAGCCCGGACGGGACCCGTCTGTACGTGACCGAATTCAAGGGGAATTCGGTGTCGGAGGTCGATCTCTCCCGCGGGGAGGTGGTGGCCACCTTCGCGGTCGACGAGGGTCCGTACGGTGTGGCGGCCAATCCCGACGGCCAGCACCTGCACGTCACGGTTCCGGACTCCAAGGTGCTGATCGTGATCAACCTTCCGGACGATGTGTTCGGCAGTGGCTTCAACCATGCGCCGTACGGGGTGGCGGTCGGTCCCGACGGAAGGCAGGTCTATCTGGCGCTGGCTCTCGAAGACCGGGTGTTGGTCACCGACCGGTTTGCGAAGGGGGACTTCGGAACGTTCACCGGCCTCGACTTTCCGGTCGGCCTGGCGGTGAGCCCCGACGGACGATCTCTCTACGTGACCCACTACTTCTCCCACCAGGTGTCCGTCGTCGACATCGCCGGGGGAACGCTGATCAGCCGTGTCCCGGTCGCCGAAGGCCCGTACGGTGTGGCGGTGAGCCCCGACGGGGACCGGGTGTACGTGGCCCACTTCCCCTTCGACAGCGTGTCGGTGATCGATCCCGGGCGAGCGGAAGTGGTGGGCACGATCCCGATCGGTGGCGCACCCCGGGGAGTGGCGGTCAGCCCGGACGGAACCCGCCTCTACGTGACCAACTTCTTCGCCGACACTGTGTCGGTGATCAGGCTGTGA